A window of Deinococcus misasensis DSM 22328 genomic DNA:
GCAATACCTCTACATCAAACACGGGTTGCACGCCCTGAAACACCTGACCCGCGTGGCCAGCGGCCTCGACAGTCTGGTGCTCGGGGAAACCCAGATCCTTGGGCAGGTCAAGCGTGCCTGGCAGGATGCCCACAAAACGGGCAGCACAGGCAGCATTCTGAACAAGGCCACCCAACTTGCTTTGCAGGTGGGCAAACGGGTGCGCCATGAAACGGGCATTGCTGACAAGGCGGTGAGTGTCAGTTATGCTGCTGTGGAACTGGCCAAGAACATCTTTGGGGACTTGCAAGGCAAGACTGCCCTGATCGTTGGTGCTGGAGAGACTGCAGAACTGACCATGACCCACCTGAGGGCCAGTGGCATTCAGGATGTCATTGTGGTCAATCGCACCGTGGAGAGGGCACAGAAACTTGCCGAAGCGTTTGGGGGTCAGGTGTGCGCCATCGACATGCTCTTGGAGGCTTTGCCCAAAGCAGATGTGGTGATTGCATCCAGCAGTGCACCCCACTATGTGATCCGTGCAGAGCACGTGCAGGATGCGCTGAAAGAGCGCACGACTCCCATGTTTCTGATTGACATCAGCGTGCCACGCATTCTGGAGCCCGAGATTGCCCACACCGAGGGTGCGTACCTTTACAATCTCGATGACCTGACCGCCATTGTGGAACGCAACCTTGCCCAGCGTGCCAAATTGATTCCCCATGCAGAAACCCTGATCGAAGAGGGCCTGACGGATTTCAAACGCTGGTTCAAGCAGCACCACAAACGCCGGGAACTGCAACAGGTTCAGCAACAGGCCAGAGAGGTGGCCCGTGAAGAGTTTGAAGGGCTGTCCAGCATCCTGTTAAGGCTTGATGAATCCGAACAGCAAACCCTCTTGCAAGCCCTGAACCGTGCAGCAGGACGCATGGGAGCCAGAGCCATCAAAGAATTGCTGCATCAAGACAGAACAGATCAAAAGATTTCCCACAGTTAAAACTTGTCACTGCTCTAGATTGAGAACATGAAGTCCAGAGCAGTTTTTCCATTTACAGGTGTCTTGTTGTTTGTTTCCTGTGCTTCACAGAATCTGCCCCTCCAAAATGAAGTGCAGCTGAAGGAAACCTATCAAGGCACTTATGGTCTGATGGTGGTGCAAGATGATGGTGTTTCTTCACTGGATGAGAAAGGGCAGATCCAGATTGAATTTTCAAAAGACCTTCAGCAGCAGCACATCTATGTCATCACAGGCGAAATGACTTTGAATGCCCAGTACATTTATGACCTCAAAGGCCAAATGAACTGTCAGGAATTTGAAGGCAAAGCTTGCAATCTCCAATTTGAAGCCACCCGAGGACATGATGTTTATTGGGTTCAGGCCAATGTGGTCGGGCAACAATTGCTGCAAGGAAAAATGACCGGTCACAACCTGCTGCCTCCAGGGGACATCCTGTTCAATTATCAAATCAAAGCCATGCGTCCGTCTGCAGTGCCCATTCCGCTGTAGAAAAACCACAACTTCAGCCTGAGAGGTGACCCTGCCCACAACGCATGTCAATCTCAGGCTGGACCGTTATGATGGATGGAATGTTGTGCTTTCTGGTTGAGGTGCTGTCTCAACGGATGCACAACAGGGTTCAACCTCTCTGTTCTTTTGCCTGCCCAGATTTACGGGTTCTGCAGGTCCCATTAGGAGGTTTCACTGTGAAGTTTTTGCAAGCCCTCATGGTGATTGGGTTGCTTTTGCTGGCCCTGTTCACCGTTGCCAATTTTGATGCCCTGATGGCGTCCCACACCCTCAATCTGTTCTGGGTCAGCAGTTACATGGTGCCTCTGGGCATCATTCTGGTGGTGGTGATGGCCCTGATCATCGTCGGTTACGCTCTGGCGGTCACGTTCATTGACCTGAAATCCAAGGCCGAACTGAACCGCTACCTGAAGCAAATGGAGCAGATGCGCTCTGCCATCGATCAGGCAGAGGCCAGCCGTTTCACCCAACTCAGAGAACACATGGACCAGCAAATGACCGCTCTGGCTTCCAGGGTGGAAAGCCGTGTGGACCGGGTTCGGGATGAACTGGCAGCAGACATCGGACAACTTGAAGATGCAGTTTTCCGCAAAAACATTGATCCACGTGAACGCGAGCTCTGAACCGGGTACAACCGGTCTGTTTTTTGAAGAGTGTTACAATCGAGGGCAGAAGCTATGGCGCTAAACAAGTTTTTCCAGCGAAAAAGACCGCAAGCCACACAAACCGACGACATTCCAGACTTGTGGTCCAAATGTCAGCACTGCGGCACCCAGATCTACAACCGTGATTTTGACCAGAACCTGAGGGTGTGCCCGAAATGCGGGTTCCACCACCGGATTCCTGTGATGAAACGTCTCGAATTCCTGCTGGATGAAGGCAGCTTCGAGCAAAAAAGCGGCAAAGTTTATCCCAAAGACCCTTTGCATTTCGTGGACACCGAGTCCTATCAGGACCGCCTGAACCGCACCCAGAAGAAAGTGGGTCGTCCAGACGCCGTGGTCTGGGGCCAGGGAAGCATCGAAGGCATTCCTCTGGGCGTGGTGGTCATGGATTTCGAGTTCTCAGGGGGCAGCATGGGCAGTGTGGTCGGCGAGGAAATCGCCAGAGCCGCTGAACATGCCGCCGAGCAAAACATCCCTCTTCTGATCATGGCTGCCTCAGGCGGTGCCCGCATGCAAGAAAGTGCCCTGAGCCTGATGCAGTTGGCCAAAACCACAGTGGCCTTGCAAAAACTGGCGGACAAAGGCTTGCCTTACATCAGTTTGCTCACCGATCCCACCACCGGTGGAGTGACGGCTTCGTTCGCCACCATCGCAGACGTGATTCTGGCAGAACCCGGAGCTTTGATTGGCTTTGCAGGGCCGAGGGTCATCCAGCAAACCATCCGCCAGAACTTGCCAGACGGTTTCCAGCGTGCAGAGTTTCTTGAAAAACACGGCATGATCGACAGTGTGGTGGATCGCCGCAAGCAACGCGAAGTCCTGAGAACCCTCCTGACCCACTTTGGAGGTGCCAAATGAGCCTGCTGGATCTGGAAAAGACCCTTGCAGAACTGGAACGCACCAGTCAGGAAACCGGTGTGGATCTCGGCAGTGAAATCGCCAATGTGAAACACAAAATTGACCAGATGCGTTCCCACACCCACACGCAAGTCAGCAGATGGGAACGGGTGCAACTGGCCCGTGTGTCCACCCGACCCTCCAGTCTGGATTACGTGGACCGCATCTTCAGTGATTTTGTGGAACTGCACGGTGACCGTGCTTTTGGTGACGATCAAGCCCTGATTGGTGGTCCAGCCAAACTCGGGGACCGCAGCGTGATGCTGATCATGCAACAGCGTGGCAAAGACACCAAAGACAACATCAAACGCAACTTTGCCATGGCCCACCCCGAGGGGTACCGCAAAGCCCTGCGCTTGATGGACCTGGCAGACAAGTTCAAACTGCCAGTGATTGCCATGATCGACACGCAAGGGGCCTATCCGGGCATTGCTGCCGAAGAAAGAGGGCAGGCCTGGGCCATTGCAGAGAGCATCCAGCGCATGAGCCTCCTGAAAGTTCCAGCCATCAGTGTGGTCCTCAGCGAAGGGGGCTCGGGTGGTGCACTGGCCATTGGGGTCGGCAACCGCGTCTTGATGATGGAAAACGCATGGTACAGCGTGATCAGCCCGGAGTCCTGTGCAGCCATCCTCTGGCGGGACTCCAAAGAGGCCCCCAAGGCTGCAGAGGCCCTCAAGCTCACGGCTCCAGATTTGCTGGAACTGGGCATTGTTGAAGAGGTCATCCCTGAACCCAAAGGCGGAGCACACCTCGACCACAACTACGCTGCACAGAACCTCAGAAGTGCACTGGAACGCCATCTCGATGAACTGGAAAAGATGTCCCCTGAAGAGCTGCTGGAACAACGGGCCCACCGCTTCCGCAACCTCGGGGTGTTCATGGAAATCTGAACATCAAACAAGACAAAGCGCACCTGAAGGTGCGCTTTTCTTTTCAGCAAGTTGGACAGGATTTTCAGATGTCGAGGTCCAGAGCAGGGGCATCCACAGGCAAAATGAGGATGACCTGCGTGCCTCTGGGCCCTGAACGCACATCACATTGCCCACCCAGCGACTCCACCCGTTCACGCATGGTGATCAGGCCCAGACCCGCATTGATCTTGTTGCGGTTGAAGCCAATGCCGTCATCTGCAACGGTGATTTGAAGCCGCTGGGCCTGCACTTGCAAGCTGACCTGAACACAGGAAGCGCGTGCATGCTTGCTGGCATTGGTGATGGCTTCACCCACCACCCGATAGATGGCGCTCTGTTGCTCTTCAGAGAGT
This region includes:
- the hemA gene encoding glutamyl-tRNA reductase is translated as MKLYPLFLDLKNQDVLVVGAGKVGLRKARSVLEAGARVTVVSPEFLPEFAQLQVCKVQRNFDPADLLGQRLVFACTDQEAINDQIAELAALQGIFCLHASRPEHGNLRSGAVWRKGDVTVAFSSGTELPMLTLSLKQVFESAIPNDFSQKVSQWSQERAQAITLPSPARENALMDLKETIQQNLGMVSEPLLNFVAVGVNHKTAPVGVRERIALRPDEFPMMLEHLQKHAREVMILSTCNRTEVYMAGVVGDPLSAFEGAWGQPLRQYLYIKHGLHALKHLTRVASGLDSLVLGETQILGQVKRAWQDAHKTGSTGSILNKATQLALQVGKRVRHETGIADKAVSVSYAAVELAKNIFGDLQGKTALIVGAGETAELTMTHLRASGIQDVIVVNRTVERAQKLAEAFGGQVCAIDMLLEALPKADVVIASSSAPHYVIRAEHVQDALKERTTPMFLIDISVPRILEPEIAHTEGAYLYNLDDLTAIVERNLAQRAKLIPHAETLIEEGLTDFKRWFKQHHKRRELQQVQQQAREVAREEFEGLSSILLRLDESEQQTLLQALNRAAGRMGARAIKELLHQDRTDQKISHS
- the accD gene encoding acetyl-CoA carboxylase, carboxyltransferase subunit beta encodes the protein MALNKFFQRKRPQATQTDDIPDLWSKCQHCGTQIYNRDFDQNLRVCPKCGFHHRIPVMKRLEFLLDEGSFEQKSGKVYPKDPLHFVDTESYQDRLNRTQKKVGRPDAVVWGQGSIEGIPLGVVVMDFEFSGGSMGSVVGEEIARAAEHAAEQNIPLLIMAASGGARMQESALSLMQLAKTTVALQKLADKGLPYISLLTDPTTGGVTASFATIADVILAEPGALIGFAGPRVIQQTIRQNLPDGFQRAEFLEKHGMIDSVVDRRKQREVLRTLLTHFGGAK
- a CDS encoding acetyl-CoA carboxylase carboxyltransferase subunit alpha → MSLLDLEKTLAELERTSQETGVDLGSEIANVKHKIDQMRSHTHTQVSRWERVQLARVSTRPSSLDYVDRIFSDFVELHGDRAFGDDQALIGGPAKLGDRSVMLIMQQRGKDTKDNIKRNFAMAHPEGYRKALRLMDLADKFKLPVIAMIDTQGAYPGIAAEERGQAWAIAESIQRMSLLKVPAISVVLSEGGSGGALAIGVGNRVLMMENAWYSVISPESCAAILWRDSKEAPKAAEALKLTAPDLLELGIVEEVIPEPKGGAHLDHNYAAQNLRSALERHLDELEKMSPEELLEQRAHRFRNLGVFMEI